In Planococcus citri chromosome 4, ihPlaCitr1.1, whole genome shotgun sequence, the genomic window ATGATTTCGTTGCAACGAAACAAACCTTTCTGCGAATTTTTACGCTGTTACTTGACGTGTCCACCACGAGTATTTTTCGCTCGATTCATTTTATAGGTATAATTCCTTAGTACATATAAGTTGACCAGAATGTTAATAACCactcgttaatttttcatttgcagtGAACATATGCGTTACTCGGAATCCTAGCGGTAAAGATAATTTACAAAAGCAATGCAATGGTTTGGAAAAGAACACTAATCAGAAAATCAAATGCGTTTTCGCTGTCGATAGGTAAGTAAGCGTCGACATATTCTTTgcaatttcaattcaaaccaCTTCATCTCAGGGTGAAATCAATTGTCGATCTTGAAATATCGCGAGGTTTATTTATAGGAACAATTTAGCGAAGTACTTATTCTAAATGATCATTATCGATGCTTCTATGACGGATAGTTTTTACagttattttcgttttatttttcagattaagATGTTTAGAATTACTGATGGCGGGTAAAGCTGATTTCGGAGTATTTAAAGCTGAAGATTTGCTGATAAGCGcgactcaaaataaaaaagacaTTAATGAGTTGGTCGTTATcaatgaatttcgatttttacgCGATCGTTAGTATCTATTTTGTATTTGTATATTAATATTTCgctaaaatattttgttttttaaattctcaaaattggtattaattatgtttttcattttttcatttttttttttttttttttttttttgtagaaccGTACGAATTTGAAATGGTCGTCGTGGTTTCCAACGATGTAGAAATCAACTCGTTGGCAGATTTACAAGGCAAACGTTTGTGCCATCCTGGTTTTGACGAAAATGGTTGGATGAATAATGACTGGTCCGAAATGTTTTCGCaggtataaaataaaatttaaaaaatgaatgagtacaataagtatacgagtatcAACGTGCTAACAAAATTTAACTAACTATATTATCGCTATAGTGTAGGTAAACTATAAAACTGGTTTAATATCGTAAATACGGTTTTTCCACTTTTCCTATTCTTATTATGTAAATTATTATCAATGTATAGTTGAAAGCGATAATTTATCGATGATGAAATGACGCgtataaataattaataataggtacctacgtgtgtATTTGTATAGAATACAGATTAAAGAACTACCGTTTGAGACTAATGCATCTGTATAGCATACTTaacttacctatttgaaatgtgttcgtagatttttgaagattccGTTGTGCATGAAGAATGCAATCcgaatttgagcatttttgaaaatcgaatcaaatcgttgagtgaattttttggacCTTCTTGTAAACCTGGTCCATGGTCTCCTGATCCAGCCATTGATTTTAAATTGAGTACGTTCAGTGTTCAAGTATTAATTTATATGGCTATTTACGAtagtttttgattaaaatttttttcgcctgCTATAATAGTTGCCTATAGCTTTTCCTTTGCATTCCCTTTCTGTGACTTGAAGAATTATCCCTCCCCAACCACCTGATCTACAACATTTTCTCGCTATTCTGAATCGTTTTCTGTACCTAATTTAGTATTTTACTTTGACAGAATTAAAGTACCGAGACCTGTGTAAAAGATGCAACAGTCCGAGTGTATGTTCTCAGAAAGATTTATACTGGGGTAGAACAGGACCAGCGTTGTGTTTAACCGATTGTCACGGAGATGTAGCTTGGTTACGGTTGGCAGATTTTAGATCATCGTTTAAGGTGAATTTTCTATACGAATGGACTGTTCAAATCGATCGTCCTGGATCTCTAATTTTCTAATGCTATTTTTACGCAGGCTCAAGAAGGACTTTACTGCCATAACGTTAGCTTTCTATGCCCTGATGGGACGAAACAGGCTATAGATGATCCTAACCCTTGTGCATGGATTTCTCATCCATGGCCATCGATTGTTAGCCGAAAGTACGCGTCGAATTTGTTTCCAAGTATCTAATAGTGATTTCATTTGTATAGTAGGCTTGTGTACCTACTTTGTCTGTGCAAACTTGATcgcttatacctacctatgttattTGTTCAGAGTGACTGCGGCTGACGTAGGCAAGTTGATAAGTTGGGTAAACGATAGCGATCAGATTTACAATGTTAAAACTTGGCAGTATTTGTTGCGAGTTTTATTCAATATGACGTTCCAGCCTTTGAAAGTTATTTCACCGATAGAAGTATTAGAATATTTACAACAAAGTAAGCGTCGCTTTACGAGGCGGTGAAATCGTAAgagaatataaatttaaaaaataattgtataTTTCTTCAGTTCCAGGATTTTATCAAtctgtaaaaattccaaaatgcaaAGGAAGCGGCGATGATAGAACAATAACTATTTGCGTACCGAATAATGCTACCTTTCATAAATGCGCTGTATTAGCTAACGTCGCTCAAGTTTACTCGATTGATCCAGGTTTTCAGTGCATTGTATCGAATGACTGCTTGAACTCTGTTAGCAGCGGTGCCGCAGATGTTACGATCATCAGCGTAGAAAACCTCAAACAAGCATACGAGTTAGTTGTTCAAATGTTGATTGAAATTGACCTGCAAATTGgtagaaattcaagaaaaaatttattcgcagGAAACAGAGTCTGAAAACTATTTTATATCAGACTCATTACGATTATGGTAATTTACGTCATGCTGCCGCCGTCGTAAAGAGTAGTTCAAAAATGCAGAGTTTACAAGATTTGAAAGGCAAACGAGCTTGTTTTACTGAAGAAAACGGTTTCGGTATAATACCCTTgtgaataaaaatacctattcgaGTTTTATCGTTTGCTTAAACGagcctcgtttttttttttaggttggaACTCTGTACTGATGACTTTAAAAGAGAAATCTTTAATAGAAGACGATTGCAACGGTGAAGCATCGATTAGAAATTTCTTTTCCAATGTTTGTATCATTTATTCTAAACCAGAAGATGCGTTTCCTACTTGTTTTCCCGACGGTCAgttagaaatttgattttaattggtaagtggatattttgaaggtaagtaggtaatagtTTTTCTTAATTTGTGCAGATGAAGTTAAACCTTCTGGAGGATCGGAAGTATTAGAATCGTTAGGCGTACGATGTATCGCTGAAGGTGGAGGTGATGTTGCATTCATAGATTATAACAACCTTGGAAAATATTTGCGTGAGTAATTTAGCTTAATTACTCGTTACCGTTAGTATTGTTCGAATGAACAAGTTGATAGTGTTCGAGTAGTTATTAACTGAAGTAAATTTggaagaaacaaaaattgaacgtCTTGTGTTTCTGTTCGTTTTACAGAAAATAATACCGATTTAGGTGCAACGACTGATCAATTTATGCCTATTTGTCCTTATGAAAATGTTTCTGCTTACGAATGTTACTTGAGTTGGGGATCATTTGGTCAAGTaatgattaatttaattatattaTAATATAAACGAATCTGATGCGAATAAGTAAGTtacatgttttttattttttccccaaggTTATTAGTCGTAAAAACCTATCGAAAGAAAGAGAAGAAGAAATTATATCGGCGTTCACTCTACTGAACTCGATATTTGGCGACGATGATCCGAGTACGAGATCTTCCCCCGTTTTCAGATTATTTTCTCACGATCCTAATGAGAAAAACATGCTctttcaggtattttttttgtcgcTATTAAATCATAAATTCGTACATTTTCAAGGTTTACCAATACCTACCGTattcatttaaattatttttcagagtgCAGCCACACGACTAGAAAGatctgaaaaattcacaaaacgaGGAGCATTTAGATGGAATAACAGCtatgaaatcaaattgaaaaatacagtcAGTAGATGTTTAAGTAAAAATGTCGTAAACAAATCTGTGATCTCATTTCCTGTGATAGAAATTTATGTGTTTCAATTCgtatttatgttttatttttctaagaattttatacgtttataaattttgaaaatatttcataaccGTGCTTCTATTTTTCGAAGTTACCAGTTTCTGTGAAACGATGAAATGAAAAGGaatgttgaaaattctggaCAATAATTTgggcttcatttttttgaatgtagaCTTTTTCATTAGGATTCAAAACTTATAATGTTTAATTTGTGATTATCAATAAAATAATGCGAATAATAGTcaataaagttaattttttgatcaagtattaatttttctagcttatttaatttttatctatcattttttttataattcttttttgaattttgtgatgtctatgttttattaatttattaaaatatttttatatgaCTGCatggcattatttttttcaaatcacaaattctGAATTCATGTTGCATTACGATTCCCTTCAGCAATGGAGCTGAAGCTTGGAgttgaaggtaaattttttagctcaagtCCAGCAGGAAGAATACATCCTTTAttgcttcaaaaagaaattttttttaaaatgaagaaaaatatcattttttatttgaaaattaaaaattttaattaatttcgatGCTGATTGCTGACGTCATCTGCCAGCAACATGTTATTGGTTGCGTATGGCCAACCCTGCACCGCCTTCTTTCTTTACGAAAACTGTTTTATTtacattctgaaattttccaaatctgaatCTGATAATTCGCGAAATCAAAGTTCAAATAAATCGCTATAAATAATTGTTGCATTTAAATAATGTGATTTATTATTAAAACTGTGTTATCTCATCATGAACGAAATACCTTCCGAGTGAGTATTAccgaatttctcaattttcttaatcataaaatgattcgaattgtgtcttatcattttttctattCGCTTGTTAAagctcatattttgaaaatattcaattaatcAAACTGGTATCTTCGGCCGAAGCTTTGCTGCAACAACTGTATAAACTGGTATCGTTCGAAGAGCAGCAGATTATTGATCAATGGCTATGCTTCAAACGGGAATTCGATCATTGCTCTAGCACCAAATTCAACTTAAATCCGGACactgatgaaaattcaatcgaTGGTAAATACAATCTTTGGAATACAGAttattatttcgaattttcatctTTAACGATTGTGGTTTTCTTAGACAATGCCTGTAGTCGAGATGATCATAAATCATACTCATCTGAGGAGGTCTATTCTGAAGCTAGCATAGAAGAGATAAATAGTGAACGAGAAGACGACTCGTCAGATGAAAATTCTGATCCGAATTTACTCAGTTCTGGTTTCGAGTCCGAATCGCATAATGATTTGGACGCGTattcgagaaatttcaaaatgtacacCGAATCTCTTGTTAGCAGTTGGTTTAATAATATGAACCtcgattctgaaaattcatGCGGTGATCATATCTGTAAGTAAATCTTACTCAGAATCAGAGTActcattttgtaaattgattttaatggaaatttatCGTTTGTTCAGCCAATCAGTATTTTTATCCAACTTCTCAAAGACCTTTCACGTATCATCCGgtaattgaatttgaatccATTACTTTTCCGAATTTCATTACGTTTATTTATTGAAGCAATATAGTATTTACACTCTTTGTTGATTTCAGAATCTTCCCATGAATATGACGAATAAcgcttttttggaatttaacgATATGTCCGATTCTCGTTTCTGCCACTGTTGTGCTAATGGAATAGGCAGCTGCCATTTAATTCTATCGTTACCTGTGGAAGAACAAATCGCATATGTGAGGGAATTAAAGACACCTTTAATACAATCTTGTCATCAGATAACTAGTCATACCAAACGAGTGAGTTATGCAGATACATAATTTTCACATGTTCAAGATACGTGTCTGAGCTGTCtacttatattatttttttcatgtagtGCGATTTTGAGAGTAAAAGTAATGAAGATTTGATCATGTTACAAGAAGTTCTCGAAGCCATCGATATAACaatagagatgaaaaataacgatttcTTGGCCGAATTTGAgcttgaaaagttcaaagaaaaaaatcatttggtgagatgattttttcaacgtaattttcaaattatgagcTGGTTGTTataattgatcttttttttgtAGGCGTATTCTTCTATGTttgattgttttaaaatgttatcTTCCAACGAAATGCATTACttattcgtttgttttttaaataaaacggTGACGTTGAGAGAAAATAGCTCGAATTTGGATAAATTGATTTTACAATTAGacgtaagtatttttattcacttcaacgaatttttttgttttaaaatatctgtctaaattgatgtgatttttgttttcgtagAATACTATCGTAGATAAAGAAATAAGATTAAGATACTTGAATAAAAGTTACATCAAGCTTCGTGATGTTTGCATATCTCTGAAAAATAAGTCTAAAAATGTTCCCGAAGAACCTGTACCTGATAATCTAGAAGCCATAATTAATGTTAATAAGAATCAGCCTATTTCGGAGAACAATGCTAAAGATAAAGGTAATCTAAAATTAATTCTAGTTTTATTAATtctgaagaattgaaaaagtaatgaaagaattttttacaGCTGGATGTTCGCAGTTACCTTCATCAAGTACGATACCCAACAAAAGCATCAAAGCATTGCATCGAAGTAgtttatctaaaaattttggtgTCACCTGCCAgggcaaaaaattaattatacaaGAGgataaaaattcctaaaattcaATGTCGTTCAGCATACTGtttcaatttatgtattttgctGAGAatgtgttcaaattttttgtgtaagactgtttcgattttttcctagttgttgatattttttcattttaatacctACATGTACAATGTTGGTGCATTTATTTATATTTCTTATAAAGAATCATTcgagttttgaacttttttctgtCTTGAATTTTTACGTACTTTCCGAATAGCGCGAACTTGCGAAGTGATGTATATTGTATAGGAAAGTATTTCGAATTTGTGGTCGTTTGGGAGGGAATGGGGTTCTGAATCCAGTACAAAATTGTAGATTCGTTTCCGAGAAAGTGCAGTGGCtctgaaaatatcaaaattgtttaGTAAATATTCATTTTGTCAAGAGGTTGAGGGATGAAACAATTTTAGGAATTaggaaatttgaactttcggaTTTTGGAAtcacaaaatcaaaatgacttcaaattttacgaaaacgccgtgttttgtttcaaaaatagttcCTAGCTCGACCACAGAAGCGCTACATACAGATGGAATTTTCAACATCACACCGGGCTCTGATTTAGGTTCATTATTCTACCACGAGGCgaatgataaaatttatcaagtaggtttcacaatttttctcgTCGATATTTAgttcaaatgaattttaaaactcggatAACTACTCGAAAAGGTGAAATAACTCAATTTCGAATCATCTACGTTTCAAAACCATCAAATCGTTGAACGCTGAAACAAATAAAGGTATTATTTTCACCTGAACTCCGATCCTATTCAACAGTGACAAGTTATTTTGTATGTTTAGATGACGTATGTTATTTTCTGGTGTTAACAGTATAGATAGAAACATCATAATAATGTAACGGAGTCtagaaagttatgaaaaaaattagaaattttgatacttttgataatcattatttttttcaaatttttctatgatTAAGTTTTAGTTTCTACcataattttcgttttaaattcaCAGTATGTTCGATTGTAATCCGGTTGTAAATATGGAAACAGACAAAATCGTCGAAGACGGATTAACGAATACTCAGGTAACACTCTCTGATTCATCCTAGAATATATCACTAATAATTCATTCTCGTGTCTTCAGTTTTGATTAAATtaccattttcaagttttcctttCAAACACCCAACAGTGGAAATAGGACGCTTCGTAAAATTGGCGATTCATTGTCTCCACTTGTACGTACAACCCCAGTAATTCGTCGTTCAAGTTTATGTGAACTGATTAGGTATTGGTTTTTCGTTTCGTTCGGTAAAACTACTATAAGTACATCGATTGTATTTCGTCTGTGTTTTTTTACCTCAAGAATATACGTAAAATAATGAAGTACCGTCAAGTATCGGTTACGTTGTTATGATATGTAAATAAACATGTCTTCGAATGTTTATACACACAGTTTGTTCATAAATTCGAACGCTTCATTGCACCATATTTTTCTTATGCCAAATTGCCGAAATGTATTTTGTGTTAGCTGTATTATCGTCCAATTATCCATTTCGGAATTCGTTAATATTATTTTCTCAATGGTTAGCGAAAACTGGAGTTGTTTTAATAAGCTATGTTATGAAACACATTGGCATTGTTGATAAGAACCTCGATATTATACTAGCACATAGATGTATTTTACTGCTGTATCGATATAATTGCTCGATCATTATTATTAATGCTATTTGTCATCGTTTTTTTAAAGGACGTTGGT contains:
- the LOC135844782 gene encoding transferrin-like isoform X3; the encoded protein is MGIRYRRELVITKQNVNICVTRNPSGKDNLQKQCNGLEKNTNQKIKCVFAVDRLRCLELLMAGKADFGVFKAEDLLISATQNKKDINELVVINEFRFLRDQPYEFEMVVVVSNDVEINSLADLQGKRLCHPGFDENGWMNNDWSEMFSQIFEDSVVHEECNPNLSIFENRIKSLSEFFGPSCKPGPWSPDPAIDFKLKLKYRDLCKRCNSPSVCSQKDLYWGRTGPALCLTDCHGDVAWLRLADFRSSFKAQEGLYCHNVSFLCPDGTKQAIDDPNPCAWISHPWPSIVSRKVTAADVGKLISWVNDSDQIYNVKTWQYLLRVLFNMTFQPLKVISPIEVLEYLQQIPGFYQSVKIPKCKGSGDDRTITICVPNNATFHKCAVLANVAQVYSIDPGFQCIVSNDCLNSVSSGAADVTIISVENLKQAYEKQSLKTILYQTHYDYGNLRHAAAVVKSSSKMQSLQDLKGKRACFTEENGFGWNSVLMTLKEKSLIEDDCNGEASIRNFFSNVCIIYSKPEDAFPTCFPDDEVKPSGGSEVLESLGVRCIAEGGGDVAFIDYNNLGKYLQNNTDLGATTDQFMPICPYENVSAYECYLSWGSFGQVISRKNLSKEREEEIISAFTLLNSIFGDDDPSTRSSPVFRLFSHDPNEKNMLFQSAATRLERSEKFTKRGAFRWNNSYEIKLKNTVSRCLSKNVVNKSVISFPVIEIYVFQFVFMFYFSKNFIRL
- the LOC135844782 gene encoding transferrin-like isoform X2; protein product: MVTMDLFTRLAVFCLLWSNALCDITSDWGTLNICVTRNPSGKDNLQKQCNGLEKNTNQKIKCVFAVDRLRCLELLMAGKADFGVFKAEDLLISATQNKKDINELVVINEFRFLRDQPYEFEMVVVVSNDVEINSLADLQGKRLCHPGFDENGWMNNDWSEMFSQIFEDSVVHEECNPNLSIFENRIKSLSEFFGPSCKPGPWSPDPAIDFKLKLKYRDLCKRCNSPSVCSQKDLYWGRTGPALCLTDCHGDVAWLRLADFRSSFKAQEGLYCHNVSFLCPDGTKQAIDDPNPCAWISHPWPSIVSRKVTAADVGKLISWVNDSDQIYNVKTWQYLLRVLFNMTFQPLKVISPIEVLEYLQQIPGFYQSVKIPKCKGSGDDRTITICVPNNATFHKCAVLANVAQVYSIDPGFQCIVSNDCLNSVSSGAADVTIISVENLKQAYEKQSLKTILYQTHYDYGNLRHAAAVVKSSSKMQSLQDLKGKRACFTEENGFGWNSVLMTLKEKSLIEDDCNGEASIRNFFSNVCIIYSKPEDAFPTCFPDDEVKPSGGSEVLESLGVRCIAEGGGDVAFIDYNNLGKYLQNNTDLGATTDQFMPICPYENVSAYECYLSWGSFGQVISRKNLSKEREEEIISAFTLLNSIFGDDDPSTRSSPVFRLFSHDPNEKNMLFQSAATRLERSEKFTKRGAFRWNNSYEIKLKNTVSRCLSKNVVNKSVISFPVIEIYVFQFVFMFYFSKNFIRL
- the LOC135844788 gene encoding uncharacterized protein LOC135844788 → MNEIPSDSYFENIQLIKLVSSAEALLQQLYKLVSFEEQQIIDQWLCFKREFDHCSSTKFNLNPDTDENSIDDNACSRDDHKSYSSEEVYSEASIEEINSEREDDSSDENSDPNLLSSGFESESHNDLDAYSRNFKMYTESLVSSWFNNMNLDSENSCGDHISNQYFYPTSQRPFTYHPNLPMNMTNNAFLEFNDMSDSRFCHCCANGIGSCHLILSLPVEEQIAYVRELKTPLIQSCHQITSHTKRCDFESKSNEDLIMLQEVLEAIDITIEMKNNDFLAEFELEKFKEKNHLAYSSMFDCFKMLSSNEMHYLFVCFLNKTVTLRENSSNLDKLILQLDNTIVDKEIRLRYLNKSYIKLRDVCISLKNKSKNVPEEPVPDNLEAIINVNKNQPISENNAKDKAGCSQLPSSSTIPNKSIKALHRSSLSKNFGVTCQGKKLIIQEDKNS
- the LOC135844782 gene encoding transferrin-like isoform X1, which translates into the protein MGNDFVATKQTFLRIFTLLLDVSTTSIFRSIHFIVNICVTRNPSGKDNLQKQCNGLEKNTNQKIKCVFAVDRLRCLELLMAGKADFGVFKAEDLLISATQNKKDINELVVINEFRFLRDQPYEFEMVVVVSNDVEINSLADLQGKRLCHPGFDENGWMNNDWSEMFSQIFEDSVVHEECNPNLSIFENRIKSLSEFFGPSCKPGPWSPDPAIDFKLKLKYRDLCKRCNSPSVCSQKDLYWGRTGPALCLTDCHGDVAWLRLADFRSSFKAQEGLYCHNVSFLCPDGTKQAIDDPNPCAWISHPWPSIVSRKVTAADVGKLISWVNDSDQIYNVKTWQYLLRVLFNMTFQPLKVISPIEVLEYLQQIPGFYQSVKIPKCKGSGDDRTITICVPNNATFHKCAVLANVAQVYSIDPGFQCIVSNDCLNSVSSGAADVTIISVENLKQAYEKQSLKTILYQTHYDYGNLRHAAAVVKSSSKMQSLQDLKGKRACFTEENGFGWNSVLMTLKEKSLIEDDCNGEASIRNFFSNVCIIYSKPEDAFPTCFPDDEVKPSGGSEVLESLGVRCIAEGGGDVAFIDYNNLGKYLQNNTDLGATTDQFMPICPYENVSAYECYLSWGSFGQVISRKNLSKEREEEIISAFTLLNSIFGDDDPSTRSSPVFRLFSHDPNEKNMLFQSAATRLERSEKFTKRGAFRWNNSYEIKLKNTVSRCLSKNVVNKSVISFPVIEIYVFQFVFMFYFSKNFIRL